The following are encoded in a window of Mycolicibacterium tusciae JS617 genomic DNA:
- the aspS gene encoding aspartate--tRNA ligase, whose amino-acid sequence MLRSHAAGSLRSTDAGQQVTLAGWVARRRDHGGVIFIDLRDSSGVSQVVFREADVLANAHRLRAEYCIAVEGVVEVRPEGNANPEIPTGDIEVNATSLTVLGESAPLPFQLDEQAGEESRLKYRYLDLRRVGPGNAIRLRSKVNAAARGVLASHDFVEIETPTLTRSTPEGARDFLVPARLQPGSFYALPQSPQLFKQLLMVAGMERYYQIARCYRDEDFRADRQPEFTQLDVEMSFVDADDVIAVSEEVLKALWALIGYDLPTPIPRISYVDAMRRFGSDKPDLRFGLELVECTEYFSDTTFRVFQAPYVGAVVMPGGASQPRRTLDGWQEFAKQRGHKGLAYVLVAEDGTLGGPVAKNLTDAERDGLAAHVGAKPGDCIFFSAGPTKAARALLGATRIEVAKRLDMIDPNAWAFTWVVDWPLFEAADEATAAGDVAVGSGAWTAVHHAFTSPKPESESTFDTEPGSALANAYDIVCNGNEIGGGSIRIHRRDVQERVFAMMGIDHDEAQEKFGFLLDAFTFGAPPHGGIAFGWDRITALLAGFDSIREVIAFPKSGGGVDPLTDAPAPITAQQRKESGIDAKPRKDGD is encoded by the coding sequence GTGCTGCGCAGTCATGCCGCCGGTTCGTTGCGGTCCACCGACGCCGGTCAGCAGGTGACGCTGGCCGGCTGGGTTGCGCGCCGTCGCGACCACGGCGGTGTCATATTCATCGACCTTCGCGATTCGTCCGGCGTTTCGCAGGTGGTGTTCCGCGAAGCCGACGTGCTGGCGAATGCGCACCGGCTGCGCGCGGAGTACTGCATCGCCGTCGAGGGAGTCGTCGAGGTTCGTCCCGAGGGCAACGCCAACCCCGAAATCCCCACGGGCGACATCGAAGTCAATGCCACGTCGTTGACCGTGCTGGGGGAGAGCGCCCCGCTGCCTTTCCAGCTCGACGAGCAGGCCGGCGAGGAATCCCGGCTCAAGTATCGCTATCTCGATTTGCGGCGCGTTGGCCCGGGAAATGCGATTCGCCTGCGTTCCAAGGTGAATGCGGCGGCACGCGGTGTACTGGCAAGCCATGACTTCGTCGAGATCGAGACGCCGACGCTGACCCGGTCCACGCCTGAGGGGGCGCGCGATTTCCTGGTGCCTGCGCGGCTGCAGCCGGGCAGCTTCTACGCGTTGCCCCAGAGCCCGCAGCTGTTCAAGCAGTTGCTCATGGTGGCGGGCATGGAGCGCTACTACCAGATCGCCCGTTGTTATCGCGACGAAGACTTCCGCGCCGACCGCCAGCCCGAATTCACCCAGCTCGACGTGGAGATGAGTTTCGTCGACGCCGACGATGTCATCGCGGTGTCCGAAGAGGTCCTCAAGGCGCTGTGGGCGTTGATCGGCTACGACCTGCCAACGCCGATCCCGCGGATCAGCTACGTCGACGCGATGCGCCGGTTCGGTTCCGACAAGCCCGACCTGCGATTCGGCCTGGAACTCGTCGAGTGCACGGAGTACTTCTCCGACACCACGTTTCGGGTGTTCCAGGCACCGTACGTCGGTGCTGTCGTCATGCCCGGTGGCGCGTCGCAGCCGCGGCGCACACTCGACGGCTGGCAGGAATTCGCGAAGCAGCGCGGGCACAAGGGGCTGGCGTACGTGCTCGTCGCCGAGGACGGCACCCTCGGTGGTCCGGTCGCCAAGAACCTCACCGACGCCGAACGTGACGGGCTCGCCGCGCATGTCGGTGCGAAGCCGGGGGACTGCATCTTCTTCTCCGCCGGCCCCACGAAGGCGGCGCGCGCGCTCCTCGGGGCGACTCGTATCGAGGTCGCCAAGCGCCTCGACATGATCGACCCCAACGCATGGGCGTTCACCTGGGTGGTGGACTGGCCGTTGTTCGAGGCCGCCGACGAGGCCACTGCGGCCGGCGATGTGGCGGTGGGGTCCGGAGCGTGGACAGCCGTGCATCATGCGTTCACCTCGCCCAAGCCGGAATCGGAATCGACGTTCGACACCGAGCCCGGTTCCGCGTTGGCCAACGCCTACGACATCGTCTGCAATGGCAACGAGATCGGCGGAGGGTCGATCCGTATCCATCGTCGCGACGTCCAGGAGCGGGTGTTCGCGATGATGGGCATCGACCACGACGAAGCTCAGGAAAAGTTTGGATTCCTGTTGGACGCCTTCACTTTCGGTGCTCCGCCGCACGGCGGCATTGCGTTCGGCTGGGACCGCATCACCGCGCTGCTCGCCGGGTTCGATTCGATCCGCGAGGTCATTGCGTTCCCGAAGTCCGGTGGTGGTGTCGATCCGCTGACCGATGCGCCCGCGCCGATCACCGCCCAACAGCGCAAAGAATCGGGCATCGACGCCAAGCCGCGCAAGGACGGCGACTGA
- a CDS encoding DUF4436 family protein has protein sequence MNEEARPAPAEKPNRRVWRVVVLTMVGAVLALYLASVLGYRASVDTYRDFAFTEASPETDTSVIVRLRQFDTLQNSLSVDVLVHPGRELLNTDPQAVDKLAIRLSSWTPSGELIYLHADVAPDTATTLIAVGDPDNWPFDSYITDVIGVEVFSDTGGQRQVVPAGIIVAGHINGWNIGSEPGNIDAPPAPQQTLRLTLARSPAALSFDLGLVLVLLALPAAALFVAAQTLAGRQTFLPPVMTWFAAVLFAVIPLRNLLPGAPPAGAWIDQLVVLWVLLAVASAMVMYVAAWWRSRHSD, from the coding sequence GTGAACGAAGAGGCGCGACCGGCGCCAGCCGAGAAGCCTAATCGGCGTGTGTGGCGCGTCGTCGTGTTGACGATGGTGGGCGCGGTCCTCGCGTTGTATCTCGCCTCGGTGCTCGGATATCGGGCATCTGTCGATACGTATCGCGATTTCGCGTTCACCGAGGCCTCGCCGGAAACCGATACGTCGGTCATCGTTCGGTTGCGCCAATTCGACACGCTGCAGAACAGCCTGTCCGTCGACGTTCTGGTCCATCCCGGCCGCGAATTACTCAATACTGACCCGCAAGCGGTGGACAAGCTGGCCATTCGGTTGAGCTCCTGGACGCCATCCGGCGAACTGATCTACCTCCACGCAGATGTTGCCCCCGACACCGCCACGACTCTCATTGCGGTCGGCGACCCCGACAACTGGCCCTTCGACAGCTACATCACCGACGTCATCGGGGTCGAAGTCTTCAGTGACACCGGCGGACAGCGACAGGTTGTTCCGGCAGGGATCATCGTCGCCGGGCACATCAACGGCTGGAATATCGGCAGCGAACCCGGAAACATCGACGCTCCGCCGGCGCCGCAGCAGACCTTGCGGCTCACGCTGGCGCGGTCCCCGGCGGCGCTCTCGTTCGACCTCGGCCTCGTCTTGGTGTTGCTGGCCTTGCCTGCGGCCGCGTTGTTCGTCGCCGCTCAGACGCTGGCCGGTCGCCAAACGTTTCTGCCCCCGGTGATGACTTGGTTCGCCGCAGTGCTTTTCGCGGTGATCCCGCTGCGCAACCTCTTACCCGGTGCGCCGCCTGCGGGTGCCTGGATCGATCAGCTGGTGGTGTTGTGGGTGCTCCTTGCCGTGGCCTCGGCGATGGTCATGTATGTCGCGGCGTGGTGGCGGTCGCGACATTCCGACTAG
- a CDS encoding oxidoreductase, producing MRIAVVGPGAIGTTVAALVYAAGHEVIVGGRTPRPSLELRPDDGDPIVVPHPVHTDPSQVDGPADVVLLAVKDTQNEQAAAWLARLCDAHTVVCALQNGVEQVERVGRLCPESTVVPCVVWFSAETQPEGWVRLRTPVRLVLPETAAATRLAEVLRGPRLSVDTDPDFVTATWHKLLVNAVAGLMVLTGRRSGMFRREDVAAMARAYVAECLAVARAEGATLGDEMIDQTVRLFTEVPEDMTTSILTDREAHRPLEWDIRNGVISRRAAEHGLATPISDVLVPLLAAASDGPG from the coding sequence GTGAGGATCGCAGTGGTCGGACCGGGTGCCATCGGCACGACGGTCGCTGCCCTGGTCTACGCCGCTGGTCACGAAGTGATCGTGGGCGGGCGCACGCCGCGGCCGTCATTGGAACTGCGCCCCGACGACGGCGACCCGATCGTGGTACCTCACCCTGTCCATACCGACCCGTCCCAGGTCGACGGGCCCGCCGACGTGGTGCTGCTGGCCGTCAAGGACACCCAGAACGAGCAGGCCGCGGCCTGGCTGGCCCGATTGTGCGACGCGCACACCGTGGTGTGTGCGCTGCAGAACGGCGTCGAACAGGTCGAGCGGGTCGGCAGGTTGTGCCCCGAGTCGACCGTCGTCCCGTGCGTGGTGTGGTTCTCCGCCGAGACACAGCCCGAGGGTTGGGTGCGGCTACGGACACCGGTACGGCTGGTCCTCCCCGAAACAGCCGCCGCGACGCGACTCGCCGAGGTGTTGCGTGGTCCGCGACTGTCGGTTGACACGGATCCCGACTTCGTGACCGCAACCTGGCACAAGCTGTTGGTCAACGCCGTCGCAGGGCTGATGGTGCTGACCGGACGCAGATCGGGAATGTTCCGTCGCGAGGACGTCGCCGCCATGGCTCGCGCGTACGTCGCCGAGTGCCTGGCCGTCGCGCGCGCGGAGGGCGCCACCCTCGGCGACGAAATGATCGATCAGACGGTTCGCCTCTTCACCGAGGTCCCCGAGGACATGACGACGTCGATCCTGACCGACCGAGAGGCACATCGCCCACTGGAATGGGACATCCGCAATGGCGTCATCTCGCGCAGGGCCGCCGAGCACGGGCTGGCCACACCGATCAGTGACGTCCTGGTGCCGCTATTGGCCGCGGCCAGCGACGGGCCTGGTTAG
- the ypfJ gene encoding KPN_02809 family neutral zinc metallopeptidase — translation MTFNEGMQIDTSTTSTSGGGRGPGRGIAVGGGVGGLLILVVALFLGVDPSTVMPTQQYDTGGVETPGFDTSQCKTGEDANNIVQCRVIATGNSVDAVWQQLLPGYQRPRMEIFTDSIDTACGPATSDVGPFYCPGDHTAYFDVGFFDVLRDQFGSSGGPLAQEYVVAHEYGHHVQNLQGSLVNAQRDPEGATGGGVRTELQADCYAGMWAHYATITKQESTGVPFLEPLSDKDIADALSAAASVGDDRIQQAATGRVNPEAWTHGSSEQRQKWFTEGYRTGDINSCDTFNTNNLG, via the coding sequence ATGACCTTCAACGAAGGCATGCAGATCGACACGAGCACCACCTCCACCAGCGGTGGCGGCCGCGGGCCGGGGCGTGGCATCGCAGTCGGCGGCGGCGTCGGTGGCCTACTCATCCTCGTCGTCGCGTTGTTCCTCGGTGTCGACCCCAGCACGGTCATGCCGACGCAGCAATACGACACCGGCGGCGTCGAGACACCCGGTTTCGATACCAGCCAATGCAAGACCGGCGAAGACGCCAACAACATCGTGCAGTGCCGGGTGATCGCGACGGGCAACTCGGTGGACGCGGTGTGGCAGCAGTTGCTGCCGGGCTATCAGCGGCCGCGGATGGAGATCTTCACCGATTCAATCGATACCGCCTGCGGCCCTGCGACCAGTGACGTCGGCCCGTTCTACTGCCCTGGCGATCACACCGCCTACTTCGATGTCGGATTCTTCGATGTGCTCAGGGACCAGTTCGGTTCCAGCGGTGGCCCGCTGGCTCAGGAGTACGTGGTGGCGCACGAGTACGGCCACCATGTGCAGAACCTCCAGGGTTCGCTTGTCAACGCACAACGTGATCCCGAGGGCGCCACAGGCGGCGGTGTGCGCACCGAGTTGCAGGCCGACTGCTACGCGGGCATGTGGGCCCACTACGCGACCATCACCAAGCAGGAAAGCACCGGGGTGCCGTTCCTGGAACCGTTGAGCGACAAAGACATTGCCGACGCCTTATCGGCGGCGGCATCGGTGGGCGACGACCGTATCCAGCAGGCCGCCACCGGGCGCGTCAATCCCGAGGCGTGGACGCACGGCTCGTCGGAGCAACGGCAGAAGTGGTTCACCGAGGGTTATCGCACCGGCGACATCAACAGCTGCGACACATTCAACACCAACAACTTGGGTTAG
- a CDS encoding SRPBCC family protein: MAMHACERVDLNFINSAPFRFVSTVDLKITPEQLFEVLADAESWPHWATAITKVTWTSPEPRGIGTTRTVNMRGGIAGDEEFLAWEPFTHMAFRFNEASSNAISAFAEDYRVVPTADGCHLTWVMAMKPKGVSGRVGMTLGKPMMGRTFQKFLYNLRDYSDKRFAVTG; this comes from the coding sequence ATGGCCATGCACGCATGTGAGCGGGTTGACCTGAACTTCATCAACAGCGCGCCGTTTCGGTTCGTCAGCACCGTCGATCTGAAGATCACTCCCGAGCAACTGTTCGAGGTACTGGCCGACGCCGAGTCGTGGCCGCATTGGGCGACCGCAATCACCAAGGTGACATGGACCAGTCCCGAACCGCGCGGCATCGGTACGACACGCACGGTAAACATGCGCGGTGGCATCGCCGGCGACGAGGAGTTCCTGGCTTGGGAGCCCTTCACCCACATGGCTTTTCGGTTCAATGAAGCGTCCAGCAACGCCATCTCGGCGTTCGCGGAGGACTACCGCGTTGTTCCGACGGCCGACGGCTGCCACCTGACGTGGGTGATGGCGATGAAGCCGAAGGGCGTTTCGGGTCGCGTCGGGATGACGCTGGGCAAGCCAATGATGGGACGCACGTTCCAGAAGTTCCTCTACAACCTTCGCGACTACTCGGACAAGCGTTTTGCCGTCACGGGCTGA
- a CDS encoding acyl-CoA thioesterase: protein MTTDSAQTPWTVQSLLDLFDVQPDGENRFTAETGPAGEDDRQVVEGTQVLAQAIVAVAKRFPDKSVRSVSAVFARAVMVGAGPVELELDVVNEGRSTATAIVAAKQNGKRCITVTVLTDVPTADVIRHHLPRPDVAGPADANVSTMPMTGREVRLVDVVDVNSPDEVGPPELYAWLHYDPIPARDDLAKALIAYFTGHLGISTTMRAHEGIGTAQAHLTVSTVPMTVTVSFHEPFTWDGWLLYTHESTQVGAGMSYVRGAVHTESGELIASFGQDALIRPLRTTDTSIKEQSRL from the coding sequence ATGACCACCGACTCAGCGCAGACGCCCTGGACCGTTCAGAGCCTGCTCGACCTGTTCGACGTGCAGCCCGACGGCGAGAACAGATTCACCGCCGAGACCGGCCCCGCCGGTGAGGACGATCGCCAGGTGGTCGAGGGCACGCAGGTCCTTGCCCAAGCGATTGTCGCTGTGGCCAAACGCTTTCCGGACAAGTCGGTGCGCTCGGTGTCCGCGGTGTTCGCTCGCGCGGTGATGGTCGGCGCGGGGCCGGTCGAGCTCGAGTTGGACGTGGTCAACGAAGGCCGGTCGACCGCGACGGCGATCGTCGCGGCCAAGCAGAACGGCAAGCGGTGCATCACGGTGACCGTGCTGACCGACGTTCCCACCGCCGACGTCATCCGCCACCACCTGCCACGGCCCGACGTCGCAGGGCCCGCCGATGCGAATGTGTCGACGATGCCGATGACCGGACGGGAAGTACGCCTGGTCGACGTCGTCGATGTGAACAGCCCCGATGAGGTCGGGCCGCCGGAGCTGTACGCGTGGCTGCATTACGACCCGATCCCCGCCCGAGACGACCTCGCGAAGGCGCTGATCGCGTATTTCACCGGACACCTTGGCATTTCGACGACGATGCGTGCACACGAGGGCATCGGGACCGCGCAGGCGCATCTGACGGTATCGACGGTGCCGATGACGGTGACGGTGAGCTTCCACGAGCCGTTCACCTGGGACGGCTGGCTGTTGTACACCCACGAGAGCACCCAGGTGGGTGCAGGCATGTCGTATGTGCGCGGCGCCGTACACACCGAGAGCGGTGAGCTCATCGCGTCGTTCGGTCAGGACGCATTGATCCGCCCGCTGCGCACCACCGACACGAGCATCAAGGAGCAGTCGCGGCTCTAG
- a CDS encoding TetR/AcrR family transcriptional regulator, with amino-acid sequence MAKRSGRPPSGGARPATSDAVVDLDPESRPKRFMKSALAILGETGRTDFTVLEVVERSKTSLRSFYQHFSTKDELLLALVDKIMSESTRKWREDTAGLPAVDALRILIDRICTPAETTTQDKVNRGLTFYNDRLAEALPSEYARVLSPVHELIKDIIRSGIDEGRFRTDIDIDATAALIMQSALGAMRLRVLGAELSGTPVEADHIYDFCISSLTGRRDPA; translated from the coding sequence ATGGCGAAGCGCAGCGGTCGGCCGCCGAGCGGAGGAGCCCGCCCGGCGACGTCGGACGCAGTCGTCGACCTGGATCCCGAGTCGCGCCCGAAGAGATTCATGAAGTCGGCATTGGCGATCCTCGGCGAGACCGGACGAACCGACTTCACCGTGCTGGAGGTCGTTGAACGGTCCAAGACCTCGCTTCGATCCTTCTACCAGCACTTCTCCACCAAGGACGAATTGCTGCTCGCGCTGGTCGACAAGATCATGTCCGAGTCGACGCGCAAGTGGCGCGAAGACACCGCTGGCCTGCCCGCCGTCGATGCCCTGCGGATACTCATCGATCGCATCTGCACGCCAGCGGAAACGACCACACAGGACAAGGTCAACCGGGGCCTGACGTTCTACAACGACCGCTTGGCCGAGGCTCTGCCCAGCGAGTACGCGCGCGTGCTCTCGCCGGTGCACGAGCTGATCAAAGACATCATCCGCAGCGGTATCGACGAGGGCCGTTTCCGGACCGACATCGACATCGACGCGACCGCGGCGCTGATCATGCAGTCAGCGCTGGGGGCCATGCGGCTGCGGGTGCTCGGCGCAGAACTCAGCGGCACCCCAGTCGAGGCCGACCACATCTACGACTTTTGCATCAGCAGCCTCACCGGCCGCCGCGACCCCGCCTGA
- a CDS encoding mycofactocin-coupled SDR family oxidoreductase gives MSGMAEDTPLAGKVAYVTGAARGQGRSHCIRLARAGADIVAIDACGPVADHNGYPPALPEDLAETVGLVEGEGRKIRAEEVDVRDLDGQQRVVADAIEQFGRLDIVVANAGVLNWGRLWEISAQQWQDVIDINLTGVWNTIKAVVPAMIHAGGSIINISSAAGIKAVPGGGHYCASKFGVVALTNSLAIELGEFGIRVNSVHPYGTDTPMGNDVSMYQMFADHQTYIHSFSPGALPTESLADPNLISDIVLWLAGDGSSLVTAAQIPADKGYLKI, from the coding sequence ATGTCGGGCATGGCTGAAGACACACCGCTGGCAGGCAAGGTCGCCTACGTCACGGGAGCGGCGCGCGGACAGGGACGTTCACACTGCATTCGGTTGGCCCGGGCCGGCGCGGACATCGTTGCTATCGATGCCTGCGGGCCCGTCGCCGACCACAACGGCTATCCCCCGGCCCTGCCCGAGGATCTCGCCGAGACGGTGGGTCTGGTCGAGGGTGAGGGTCGCAAGATCCGCGCGGAGGAGGTCGACGTCCGCGACCTCGACGGCCAGCAGCGGGTGGTGGCCGACGCGATCGAGCAGTTCGGCCGTCTGGACATCGTCGTCGCCAATGCCGGTGTGCTGAATTGGGGTCGGCTGTGGGAGATTTCGGCCCAGCAGTGGCAGGACGTCATCGACATCAACCTGACCGGCGTGTGGAACACCATCAAGGCTGTCGTCCCGGCGATGATCCATGCGGGCGGGTCGATCATCAATATCAGCTCAGCGGCGGGCATCAAGGCCGTTCCCGGCGGCGGCCACTACTGTGCGAGCAAGTTTGGCGTCGTTGCGTTGACCAACTCGCTGGCGATCGAATTGGGCGAGTTCGGAATACGAGTGAACTCCGTGCACCCGTATGGCACCGATACGCCGATGGGCAACGACGTGTCGATGTACCAGATGTTCGCCGACCACCAGACATACATCCACAGCTTCTCGCCTGGCGCCCTGCCGACCGAATCGCTCGCCGATCCCAACCTGATCTCCGACATCGTGTTGTGGTTGGCCGGCGATGGGTCGTCACTGGTGACCGCGGCTCAGATCCCCGCGGACAAGGGCTATCTCAAGATCTAG
- a CDS encoding amidohydrolase family protein → MTRELPYPVFDADNHFYEPKEALTQFLPDHRKGVIDYIDVRGRTKIMVRNVVSDYIPNPTFEVVARPGAQEEYFRHGSGGKTFREVMGKPMKAIPAFRNPEARIEVMDSLALDYTLMFPTLASLVEERLKDDPDLILDIVHALNQWMYETWQFNYEDRIFSTPVINLGNVDRALEELEWCLERGAKTVLVRPAPVPGYRGTRSMGVEEFDPFWDACVKAGIPVSMHASDSGYSEYLNDWEPGDEFKPFAPTSFRMVAMGKRPIEDTMAALVCHGALTRNPDLRILSIENGADWVPYLFKQFKSVYGKMPQGFLEDPIEAFRRCVYVAPFWEDDFAQMAELCGVDRVIFGSDWPHPEGLSQPTHLVDDLAGLDAEGQRKIMGGNMIDLFKITNEIVHKPGVPAMEFA, encoded by the coding sequence ATGACCCGCGAACTGCCGTATCCGGTGTTCGACGCCGACAACCACTTCTACGAGCCCAAAGAGGCGCTGACCCAGTTCCTGCCCGATCACCGCAAGGGCGTCATCGACTACATCGACGTCCGCGGACGCACCAAGATCATGGTGCGCAACGTCGTCAGCGACTACATCCCCAACCCGACGTTCGAGGTGGTCGCCCGGCCCGGCGCCCAGGAGGAGTACTTCCGGCACGGCAGCGGCGGGAAGACCTTCCGCGAGGTGATGGGCAAGCCCATGAAGGCGATTCCCGCCTTCCGCAATCCCGAGGCCCGCATCGAGGTGATGGACAGCCTCGCCCTGGACTACACGCTGATGTTCCCGACACTGGCCAGCCTGGTCGAGGAGCGACTCAAGGACGATCCCGACCTCATCCTCGACATCGTCCACGCGCTCAATCAGTGGATGTACGAGACGTGGCAGTTCAACTACGAGGACCGCATCTTCTCCACGCCAGTCATCAATCTGGGCAACGTCGACCGCGCCCTCGAGGAACTGGAATGGTGCCTGGAGCGCGGCGCCAAGACCGTCCTGGTCCGCCCCGCCCCGGTGCCCGGCTACCGCGGCACCCGCTCGATGGGTGTGGAAGAGTTCGACCCCTTCTGGGATGCGTGCGTCAAGGCCGGCATCCCGGTGTCCATGCACGCCTCGGACAGCGGGTACTCCGAGTACCTCAACGACTGGGAACCCGGCGACGAGTTCAAGCCGTTCGCGCCGACGTCGTTCCGCATGGTCGCGATGGGCAAGCGGCCCATCGAGGACACCATGGCGGCGTTGGTCTGCCACGGTGCGCTGACCCGCAACCCGGATCTGCGCATCCTGTCGATCGAAAACGGCGCGGACTGGGTGCCCTACCTGTTCAAGCAATTCAAGAGCGTTTACGGAAAGATGCCCCAGGGCTTCCTCGAGGATCCGATCGAGGCGTTCCGCCGCTGCGTCTACGTCGCGCCGTTCTGGGAGGACGACTTCGCCCAGATGGCCGAGCTGTGCGGTGTCGACCGAGTGATCTTCGGCTCCGACTGGCCGCACCCGGAGGGCCTGTCTCAGCCGACGCACCTGGTCGATGACCTTGCCGGCCTCGACGCTGAAGGGCAGCGAAAGATCATGGGTGGCAACATGATCGACCTGTTCAAGATAACGAACGAGATCGTTCACAAGCCCGGCGTCCCAGCGATGGAATTCGCCTGA
- a CDS encoding carboxylesterase/lipase family protein — MAAVVGHSGVSTVVHTDLGDIRGTTEGGVGVWRGMPYAEQPVGERRFLAPAPLSPWTGVLDALEHGPLPPQSKSFVGGGRDDPKIRDEACLTLTVWSPDTSASLPVMVWIPGGAFVYGAGQFQLYNGSRLAANGDVVVVNVTYRIGVFGGFELSDLGNGFDDNLALRDQMAALRWIRDHIAAFGGDPDRVTVFGESAGATSVLALLASPAAKGLFSRAIAQSPALPLIGDRETRARQAHEFVKRLGVDVGEVKQLPQRQLRRAAGMLQLKSASSTPHLAYGLTYGVDLLPQHPVDAARDGAIERMPLIIGTNSHEASMFAWTKPPMLPTTIASVGAYLDRVAPDAKGEVLAAYPDYPRRRALIAFGSDVMFGGPAWAFADAYSAVAPTHMYRFDHVGWSLRVLGLGATHGSEIVHIQHSYASFIGRKLHPLGRRLQPPVGRRMQQAWLDFAAKGWDTGEIRWSNGHDWPVYDTDRRVTRIIMTARDIVTEDPDAERRKAWAAVS; from the coding sequence GTGGCAGCCGTTGTCGGACATTCCGGAGTTTCGACGGTCGTGCATACAGACCTAGGGGACATTCGCGGTACGACTGAAGGCGGCGTCGGGGTTTGGCGCGGCATGCCGTACGCCGAGCAGCCGGTGGGGGAGCGACGATTCTTGGCCCCCGCGCCGCTGTCGCCCTGGACCGGTGTGCTCGACGCTCTCGAACACGGACCGCTGCCGCCGCAGAGCAAATCGTTCGTCGGTGGCGGCCGTGACGATCCGAAGATCCGCGACGAAGCCTGTCTGACACTGACGGTGTGGTCGCCGGACACCAGCGCGTCGCTTCCTGTGATGGTGTGGATTCCCGGCGGCGCGTTCGTGTACGGCGCCGGGCAGTTTCAGCTTTACAACGGCTCGCGGCTGGCCGCCAACGGTGACGTAGTGGTGGTCAACGTCACCTATCGGATCGGTGTTTTCGGTGGGTTCGAGCTCAGCGACCTGGGAAACGGATTCGACGACAACCTCGCGCTGCGCGACCAGATGGCGGCGCTGCGCTGGATCCGCGACCACATCGCCGCGTTCGGCGGCGATCCCGACCGGGTGACCGTCTTCGGCGAGTCGGCGGGCGCCACCTCAGTGCTGGCACTACTGGCGAGCCCCGCGGCCAAGGGACTGTTCAGCCGGGCGATCGCACAGAGCCCGGCGTTGCCGCTGATCGGCGACCGCGAGACGCGGGCCAGGCAGGCGCACGAATTCGTCAAGCGCTTAGGCGTTGACGTCGGCGAGGTCAAGCAGCTGCCGCAGCGGCAGCTGCGCCGGGCCGCCGGCATGCTTCAGCTCAAGAGTGCTTCGAGCACGCCGCACCTCGCCTATGGATTGACCTACGGCGTCGATCTGCTGCCGCAGCATCCGGTGGATGCCGCCCGCGACGGCGCAATTGAGCGGATGCCGCTGATCATCGGAACCAACAGCCATGAGGCGTCGATGTTCGCGTGGACGAAGCCGCCGATGCTGCCGACCACCATCGCGTCCGTCGGCGCCTATCTCGATCGCGTCGCACCGGATGCCAAGGGCGAGGTGCTGGCCGCATATCCGGACTATCCGAGGCGGCGCGCGCTCATCGCGTTCGGTTCCGATGTCATGTTCGGCGGCCCGGCATGGGCGTTCGCCGACGCATACAGTGCAGTCGCGCCGACGCATATGTACCGGTTCGACCATGTCGGCTGGAGCCTGCGGGTGCTGGGACTGGGCGCCACCCACGGCAGCGAGATCGTGCACATCCAGCACAGCTACGCGTCGTTCATCGGGCGCAAGCTCCATCCGCTGGGGCGTCGGCTACAGCCGCCGGTCGGCAGGCGGATGCAGCAGGCCTGGCTGGACTTCGCGGCCAAGGGGTGGGACACCGGCGAGATCCGATGGTCCAACGGCCACGACTGGCCGGTATACGACACCGACCGCCGCGTTACCCGCATCATCATGACCGCGCGCGACATCGTGACCGAGGACCCCGACGCCGAGCGCCGAAAGGCCTGGGCTGCGGTGTCCTAG